CACCATCTAGTGGTCTGTTTTGGAACTGACATTACAGGGTACAAATCCATTCACATTGAGCAATCATGCTTTATGTCAGGGGGAATAGCATACACTTTCTCTGTACAATATTTAACCAGGCATCTGAAATTAATGCAAAGATAAACGCATAATCGTCAATGTCACTCAGAAAATAAGAAAATGTAATACTCCTGAACAGTAGTATGTCAGTTTAAGGTTTTGCATTAAATGTGTTTACCATGCTAGAGACGCAGCACTTTTACAGGTTCTGGGGTCTGGAAGACCTGCATTGATGCTGGTGTCCCCAGCAGCGTACTGCACAGCCTTCTGCACCTTTccctctgtcagggagcaggacACTTCAGCTAACTGTAGAATCCACCCAGACATCACTACCACTGAGGGACTAGCTCAAAAGATAAGGTGTGTGTATTGGGCTGATGAAGAGCTGTCATTCAACAGTCAGTACCTGTTCTAATGAACATGACGTGGTAGTTTCTCCATCTACAGCTACCACTCAGTCAACCACAATCCTCAAGAACACGGCTCCCCTCTGTAGAAACAGTGGACGCCCGGTCAGCGGAGGTACTGCCCCCTCCATGAGGCGTGAGGGGCTGGTCTCAGACATACAATTTCTTGTTTAGGAGGTCCAGCCGCCGTACTGCGTTCGTACACTTTAACAACAGCACGACCAGAGAGAATGAGACATTTGaaccgtgagagagagaggtcaaatatacagcGAGTACTGTAGATGTTTAGTACATGACGGAGGAACTCTTGAAACTGAACTGTAGCTAGCCCACTGGAAGCTAGAAAGGTCAAACGTGACATGATGTAGGTCAGGGCCCAGGGGTCATAGTGCAGGAAGATGTTTGGGGGTGGGTGTATCTTTACAAAAGATACTGGTGTCCTAGTGAAACAGTGCCGTTGCATAGAGATTATGTATGATTATTGGAAATTATGCTGGAGTAATTAAACATTCCACCAATAAACCTTTGAGCAAAACAAACGGCTCTTTTTGGTGATGTACATACAGCtacaaacagtttttttcaaaaCAATTTACCTGTAAATAAGTTACTAAATAATTATCTAAAGAGGGTGAATTCTCACTGCAGAAACAATCAATAGTGGGGAGAGCGCGTCATTCTGGTCCATCCTAAAAATGTGCAGTGCGTTTAAAAGAACTGAATAATTTATCCAGGTAAAAATGCATTTGAACACGCATTTCACGATCTGACATAATGGTAGCCTACTTTTGTGATTTACATAGGACATTTGCACGTTTTCCTTGGTTCTAGATATATTTAAACATTTTGAACGAGGAGCCATTTGGGAGCAAAATGAGCCGGCTCTTTTACCCGAACGGAGCCAAATGAGCCGGCTCTTTTACCTGAACGGAGCCAAATGAGCCGACTCTTTTACCTGAACGGAGCCAAATGAGCCGACTCTTTTACCTGAACGGAGCCAAATGAGCCGAATCTTTTACCTGAACGGAGCCAAATGAGCCGGCTCTTTTACCTGAACGGAGCCAAATGAGCCGACTCTTTTACCTGAACGGAGCCAAATGAGCCGGCTCTGCTCACCGAAAAGACTCGGAATGCCCATCACTAGTGACAAGTGCACTAAACTCATCTCAAAACAAACCTCAGATAAATTAAAAATGACTCAATTCATAGACACAAAGATGTGGGCTTTGTGCAAGAAAGGAAAGGTATTTATATCATATTTTTGACTATCACTATAGTAAAACAAAAATATTGAGCTCGCAGATTAGCTTCCATGAAGCTGCACGTTTGCTAGCTACCGCTGGCTACTGTAATTAGCTAACAAGAGCTAACCAGACACGAATACACAGGTACTTACTTACATGACGATGAAGTTACTACTTATTCACAAGTAAGTTCTCTCTTTGTAACAACCATCTCAGCAAACAAAGTTGAAGAGTCACTGTCAGCTAGCCTTGTAGGTCGAGTAATGTTGGATTAGGTTACTATTTCGGTCTGGTCAGGAGCGAGTCCGTTATTTGTCGTGTGAAGAGATAATTTACCTGAAAGTTCTGTCCGTCCTTGTCCTGACATTTACATTGTAATTTTCAGATTTGTCCACTAGATGCCAGACCTGCAATAACTATTTCAGAGCTAGCAAAGATGGTCTGCTTCTAGTGATCTGTATGCATACAGGGACTCTTAAATGACAACCTAATATTACAGATATGACTACAGCATACCACCTAATATTACAGCTATGACTACTGCATACCGCCTAATGTTACACCTATGACTACAGCATACCGCCTAATATTACAGCTATGACTACTGCATACCACCTAATATTACAGATATGACTACTGCATACCACCTAATATTACAGATATGACTACTGCATACCACCTAATATTACAGCTATGACTACAGCATACCACCTAATATTACAGCTATGACTACAGTATACCACCTAATATTACAGCTATGACTACTGCATACCACCTAATATTACAGCTATGACTACTGCATACCACCTAATATTACAGCTATGACTACTGCATACCACCTAATATTACAGCTATGACTACAGTATACCACCTAATATTACAGCTATGACTACTGCACACCACCTAAAATTACAGATATGCCTACTGCATACCACCTAATATTACAGATATGATAGTCTCAGGAAATCCCAGACCTCGGGCAACAGCACGAGGAGCATTGTTCACATTGTGAAGGCACCCTTTGTGCCTAGGGAGACTACAGATATGACTACTGCatacacatacactaccgttcaaaggtttgaggtcacttagaaatgtccttgtttttgaaagaaaagcaaaaaaaatgtgtccattaaaataatataaaattgaccagaaatacagtgtagacattgttaatgttgtaaatgactattgtagcaggaaacggcagattttttaaatggaatatctacataggcgtacagaggcccgttatcagcaaccatcactcctgtgttccaatggcacgttgtgttagctaatccaattttataattttaaaaggctaactgaacattagaaaaccattttgcaattatgttagcacagctgaaaacggttgactgattaaagaagcaataaaactggcctttaaactagttgagtatcctGAGcaccagcatttgtgggttcgattacaggctcaaaatagctagaaacaaagacctttcttctgaaactcgtcagtctattcatgttctgagaaatgaaggctattccatgcgagaaattgacaagaaactgaagatctcgtacaacgctgtgtactactcccttcacagaacagcaacaaactggctctaaccagaaaataaagaggggtgggaggccccggtgcacaactgagcaagaggacaagtacattagagtgtctagtttgagaaacagatgcctcacaagttctcaactggcagcatAATTAAATAGTACAAAACACCAGTctaaacgtcaacagtgaagaggcggctcagggatgctggccttaattaacaatgtctgcactgtatttctgatcaatttgatgttattttaatggacaaaaaatgtgcttttctttcaaaaacaaggacatttctaagtaccacaaacttttgaacagtagtgtatttgCCTGGCACATTGGCAAAAATAAGCCACACCTTGCAAAAATCAAGTAAAAGCTGTAACAAAACATTTATGCACATGACTGGCTATTGATTTTCTGTTCTAGGTTGACAGCCGAGATGGCCTGGTCCAAATCAGAAAAAGAGACTTGGAGAGATTGACTACAGAGGTCATGCAGCTCCGAGAGTTCTTACCCAAAGTAGTGAATGGAGACCTGATTGAGATGCTGCAGAAAGCCCGTGCTGCAGAGACAAGTAAGCTGCCCTTGAAACGGCTCTACGCGGATGTTATCATACAAGTAGGCTGATAATGAATAACATGAATGTTTGTATTGGGAAATAGCCTAAACAGTGAAAGggaaaattgtgtgtgtgtgtgtgtagtgaaggAGCGCCTTGGTCAGGAGCAGGAGCAACTGAGACAGGAGTGTCTGCACCTCCGCTCTCGCCTGGACGCAGCGCAGAGCGagtgtcagaaagagagagaggtgagagatggagggatattaaagagagaggtgagagatggagggattttagagagagagaggtgagagatggagggatattaaagagagagaggtgagagatggagagatattaaagagagaggggtgagagatggagggatattaaagagagagagatgagagataaagagagaggtaaCCTGTTCCCTAGGTAACATTGTGTGTGTCAGAGTATGTCTTAAGGCCTCACTTGTAGACCAAGAGAAGATGGTTCCTGGgacaagtatgtgtgtgtgtgtgtgcgtgtaagtgtgtgtgtatatgcgtgtaagtatgtgtgtgtatgcgtgtaagtgtgtgtgtgtgtctgagtgtaagtgtgtgtgtctgagtgtaagtgtgtgtgtgtctgagtgtaagtgtgtgtgtatgagtgtaagtgtgtgtgtctgagtgtaagtgtgtgtgtctgagtggaagtgtgtgtgtctgagtggaagtgtgtgtgtctgagtggaagtgtgtgtgtctgagtggaagtgtgtgtgtgtctgagtggaagtgtgtgtgtctgagtggaagtgtgtgtgtatgcgtgtaagtgtgtgtgtgtgtctgagtgtaagtgtgtgtgtcatcatgttAACCTGTCTGCTGCATGCCCCTGCAGGAGAAGCTTGTTCTGAGGGAGCAGCTGTGGGAGAGTCGGGAGCAGCTGCAGCAGCAGGCTGAGTTCTGTACTGGGCTGGGGGCTGCCTCCTGCACCCTGCTGTGGAGCACCTCCAGTAAGGAGGAGGCAGTCAAAGACATCCTGGCTGATGTGAGAGGCATTCATCCACAGACCTTACAAAACCTTTCACCCAATTCCAAACCAACCCCTAGCCGCTTACACacctgtggagatctgagaggactgGATAGCTATACCATGATGACAGTAGCTTTATCACacctgtggagatctgagaggactgGATAGCTATAACATGATGACAGTAGCTTCATCACacctgtggagatctgagaggactgGATAGCTATAACATGATGACAGTAGCTTCATCACacctgtggagatctgagaggactgGATAGCTATAACATGATGACAGTAGCTTCATCACacctgtggagatctgagaggactgGATAGCTATAACATGATGACAGTAGCTTTATCACacctgtggagatctgagaggactgGATAGTTATAACATGATGACAGTAGCTTCATCACacctgtggagatctgagaggactgGATAGCTATAACATGATGACAGTAGCTTTATCACacctgtggagatctgagaggactgGATAGTTATAACATGATGACAGTAGCTTCATCACACTCTTTAATAGACTTG
The genomic region above belongs to Oncorhynchus clarkii lewisi isolate Uvic-CL-2024 unplaced genomic scaffold, UVic_Ocla_1.0 unplaced_contig_8870_pilon_pilon, whole genome shotgun sequence and contains:
- the LOC139396398 gene encoding heat shock factor 2-binding protein-like, which gives rise to MTQFIDTKMWALCKKGKVDSRDGLVQIRKRDLERLTTEVMQLREFLPKVVNGDLIEMLQKARAAETMKERLGQEQEQLRQECLHLRSRLDAAQSECQKEREEKLVLREQLWESREQLQQQAEFCTGLGAASCTLLWSTSSKEEAVKDILADGKLQSFLSVAGQTLESFVKSLDGEAKAEQQDSNSHEQQFVLALAGVVTNVAAVTCGRDYLSSSAHVLLETLMQLLELLKPGVFPKLKV